A single region of the Selenomonas sp. oral taxon 920 genome encodes:
- a CDS encoding NCS2 family permease, with product MNSFFERQFRLQEHHSSVSTEIIAGLTTFATMGYVLAVVPHMMGEAGVPTGAMLTGMVLMIFLTSMAMGLYTNRPFALAPGMGSVAIFSITMVQLQNVPIGVASAIVLLSGILFIIVTVLGIRKLIVMTIPRGIKISISAGVGIFLAVIGMRNAKLLAVNAKKVALSFGDLTQPVVILAAITFVILLVLTARKVRGAALISILAGTVIGIPMGITKIPESIFRIPDSIAPIFFNVDLAGALDLQYLPFLFAFFLPDFFSSFGTAIGIGGKAGFLDKNGDLPGLDKVFHVDSIAATLGSFFTIPVLITYLESGAGVEAGGRTGLTACTTAVAFLLVLAVTPLALMIPAAATAPVLIYVGVSMMAGMRNLDYTDIAEYIPAFLCIAFTAYTFNIANGISVAFIAFVLMKIAAGRMSELHKGHYLLALLLAYYFYAIAGTK from the coding sequence ATGAATTCATTCTTTGAACGGCAGTTCCGACTGCAGGAGCATCACTCCTCGGTCAGTACGGAGATCATCGCGGGGCTGACGACGTTCGCGACGATGGGCTATGTTCTCGCGGTCGTGCCGCATATGATGGGCGAGGCGGGCGTGCCGACGGGGGCGATGCTCACAGGCATGGTGCTCATGATCTTCCTCACGTCGATGGCGATGGGGCTGTATACGAACCGACCGTTTGCCCTGGCGCCCGGCATGGGCAGCGTCGCGATCTTCTCGATCACGATGGTGCAGCTCCAAAATGTGCCGATCGGCGTTGCGAGTGCCATCGTCCTTCTGAGCGGTATTCTGTTCATTATCGTCACGGTGCTTGGTATCCGTAAACTCATTGTCATGACGATTCCACGCGGCATCAAGATCTCAATCAGTGCGGGCGTGGGGATCTTCCTCGCCGTGATCGGCATGCGGAATGCAAAGCTGTTGGCGGTCAACGCGAAAAAGGTCGCGCTCTCGTTCGGCGACCTCACGCAGCCCGTCGTCATTCTCGCGGCGATTACCTTTGTCATCCTTCTCGTACTCACGGCACGCAAAGTGCGCGGCGCGGCACTCATCAGCATTCTCGCGGGGACGGTCATTGGCATCCCGATGGGCATTACGAAGATTCCCGAGAGCATCTTTCGTATACCGGACAGCATCGCGCCGATCTTCTTCAACGTTGACCTCGCGGGCGCGCTCGATCTGCAGTATCTGCCGTTTCTCTTTGCCTTCTTCCTGCCGGATTTCTTCTCGAGTTTCGGCACGGCAATCGGCATCGGCGGCAAGGCGGGCTTTCTCGACAAAAACGGTGATCTGCCGGGGCTTGACAAGGTCTTTCACGTGGACTCCATCGCCGCCACGCTGGGGTCGTTCTTCACGATTCCAGTGCTCATCACCTATCTCGAGTCCGGTGCCGGCGTTGAGGCGGGCGGGCGTACGGGGCTGACGGCGTGCACGACGGCGGTCGCGTTTCTCCTCGTTCTCGCAGTGACGCCGCTCGCGCTCATGATCCCTGCGGCGGCGACTGCACCCGTTCTCATCTACGTCGGTGTCAGTATGATGGCGGGGATGCGGAATCTCGACTACACAGACATCGCCGAGTACATCCCCGCATTCCTCTGCATTGCCTTTACCGCCTATACGTTCAACATCGCCAACGGCATCTCCGTCGCCTTCATCGCGTTCGTCCTGATGAAGATCGCCGCAGGACGCATGAGCGAGCTGCACAAGGGGCACTATCTCCTCGCGCTCCTGCTCGCATACTACTTCTATGCCATTGCAGGTACGAAATAG
- a CDS encoding adenine deaminase C-terminal domain-containing protein has product MHIDVLLTGGKIYNSYFKKFIPGNIAVCGDRFAYVGTDVLPLMPQHTVDLAGQYVIPGLIDCHMHIESTMCAPRTFMNGAVGNGVTTLIAEPHEIANVFGLAGIRALMQSAQDGPADVRIAIPSSVPSTNDALETAGAAIENDDVEALMHMDQVICLGEVMNCRAVIADAHGKTNRLIRQIQHGRPDFSIEGHCPRFVGWELAQLLYRGIRSDHTDQSLEGLAQRAANGMFIQLQEKTLKKEFLDYLMENRLSGRFALVTDDTMPDDFMRRGQLNHLVRRSMELGLPPEEAIYAATYAPAQHMGLRDKGAIAPGRIADFVVLSDLRTFEVANVWRAGRQVFARGETWEEPAHDTSFPAHFYRSVHLALRSAEDFVLRAPIAEGSVLCRILEVQEHTTFVAEGRAELPVRGGVIDWESSPYNLACVFERHGKNGGCGMALIGGTALTRGAAATTYAHDSHNLLVLGQTAADMQAAANAVIEAQGGFAAAVGGSVEAFAPLPIAGILSDRPLSVLGEQIAHVRRVLADCGYRHDNVIMSLSTIPLPVSPYFKLTDKGIIDVKQGAIAPLILEIKESSSA; this is encoded by the coding sequence ATGCACATTGACGTTCTTTTGACAGGCGGAAAGATTTACAACAGCTATTTCAAAAAATTCATCCCGGGCAATATCGCCGTTTGCGGCGACCGCTTTGCCTATGTCGGTACGGATGTGCTGCCGCTCATGCCACAGCATACGGTTGATCTTGCAGGACAGTATGTCATTCCTGGACTGATCGACTGCCATATGCACATTGAGAGCACCATGTGTGCGCCGCGTACGTTTATGAACGGTGCAGTGGGTAACGGGGTGACGACACTCATCGCAGAGCCGCATGAGATCGCAAACGTATTCGGTCTTGCGGGCATCCGCGCGCTGATGCAGAGTGCACAGGACGGCCCTGCGGATGTACGGATTGCGATTCCATCGTCCGTTCCGTCAACGAACGATGCGCTTGAGACGGCAGGCGCAGCAATCGAGAACGACGATGTCGAGGCACTCATGCACATGGACCAGGTCATCTGTCTCGGTGAGGTCATGAACTGCCGCGCGGTCATCGCGGATGCACACGGCAAGACGAACCGCCTGATCCGTCAGATTCAGCACGGCCGTCCGGATTTCTCCATCGAGGGACACTGCCCGCGTTTTGTCGGTTGGGAACTGGCGCAGCTCCTCTACCGCGGCATCCGCTCCGATCATACGGATCAGTCGCTTGAGGGACTCGCGCAGCGCGCGGCGAACGGGATGTTTATCCAGCTGCAGGAAAAAACGCTGAAGAAGGAGTTCCTCGACTACCTCATGGAGAACCGTCTGTCGGGGCGTTTTGCCCTCGTTACGGATGATACAATGCCCGACGACTTCATGCGGCGCGGACAGCTGAACCATCTCGTTCGGCGGAGCATGGAGCTCGGGCTTCCGCCCGAGGAGGCGATCTATGCGGCGACCTATGCGCCCGCACAACATATGGGGCTCAGGGATAAGGGGGCAATTGCACCCGGCCGCATCGCCGACTTCGTCGTGCTCTCCGATCTGCGGACATTCGAGGTCGCGAACGTCTGGCGTGCGGGACGGCAGGTCTTTGCGCGCGGGGAAACGTGGGAGGAGCCGGCACATGACACATCGTTCCCCGCACATTTTTACCGCAGCGTGCATCTGGCACTGCGCAGTGCCGAGGACTTCGTTCTGCGTGCGCCGATTGCGGAGGGGTCGGTGCTCTGCCGCATCCTCGAGGTACAGGAGCATACGACCTTTGTTGCGGAGGGGCGGGCAGAGCTGCCCGTGCGCGGCGGCGTGATCGACTGGGAGAGCAGCCCCTACAACCTTGCCTGTGTCTTTGAGCGGCACGGGAAAAACGGCGGCTGCGGCATGGCACTTATCGGCGGGACAGCGCTCACACGCGGCGCGGCGGCGACCACCTATGCACACGACAGCCACAACCTGCTCGTCCTCGGGCAGACAGCGGCGGATATGCAGGCGGCGGCGAACGCCGTCATTGAGGCGCAGGGCGGCTTTGCCGCGGCAGTGGGCGGCAGTGTCGAGGCTTTCGCGCCGCTGCCGATCGCGGGCATCCTCTCTGACCGTCCGCTCTCCGTCCTCGGTGAGCAGATCGCACATGTTCGTCGAGTCCTTGCGGACTGCGGCTATCGCCACGACAATGTCATCATGTCCCTGAGCACCATTCCGCTGCCTGTCAGCCCGTATTTCAAACTGACCGACAAGGGGATCATCGACGTAAAGCAAGGCGCGATTGCGCCGCTGATTTTGGAGATAAAAGAAAGTTCATCGGCATAG
- a CDS encoding cysteine hydrolase family protein: MHKAIVVVDMQNDFVDGALGTQEAQEMLPRMVEKLAAARAEGIAFVFTMDTHGADYLQTQEGQKLPVEHCIRGTAGWQIAGALQPFVQEAAAVIEKPAFGATTLPAALADYDEIELVGLCTDICVISNALLLKAFYPEKLISVDAACCAGVTPESHVNALNAMRMCQVEVRGD; the protein is encoded by the coding sequence ATGCACAAGGCAATTGTTGTTGTAGATATGCAGAACGATTTTGTAGACGGCGCACTCGGCACACAGGAGGCACAGGAGATGCTGCCGCGTATGGTCGAGAAGCTCGCCGCCGCCCGTGCGGAGGGTATAGCCTTCGTATTTACCATGGACACCCACGGTGCGGACTATCTCCAGACGCAGGAGGGGCAGAAACTGCCCGTCGAGCACTGCATACGCGGCACAGCAGGGTGGCAGATTGCAGGTGCGCTTCAGCCCTTCGTGCAGGAGGCGGCGGCCGTCATCGAGAAGCCTGCGTTCGGCGCGACAACCCTCCCCGCTGCGCTTGCGGACTACGACGAGATCGAGCTGGTCGGGCTCTGCACAGACATCTGCGTCATATCCAATGCTCTGCTCCTCAAGGCATTCTACCCAGAGAAGCTCATCTCCGTCGATGCCGCCTGCTGCGCTGGCGTGACTCCCGAGAGTCATGTGAACGCACTCAATGCGATGCGGATGTGTCAGGTCGAGGTGCGGGGCGATTGA
- a CDS encoding DUF2075 domain-containing protein translates to MMGRAYDSGSISSFLMAEEDHILGRLMIEDSFRTEDIQKNAWRAEIQVLKEQLASFPDGEIAFEFMIPRMGHRVDVVLIIQGIIFLLEFKVGDDTYAKSTKDQVMDYALDLKYFHEASRDRTIVPIIVPTEAVDQANTLALMEDGIAQVLCCNRHNIGDVLRQILSQMHAAPLPMDAWLDARYAPTPTIIEAAQALYRAHSVRDISRNDAGAENLTVTTAAINQIIDECKVRHKKAICFITGVPGAGKTLAGLNIANARHQFNEDEHAVFLSGNGPLVAVLQEALARDRVATHNVTKEQARRETKSFIQVIHKFRDEALSSSQPPVEKVAIFDEAQRAWDADALMKFMKRKKGVADFQQSEPEFLISVMDRHADWAVIVCLIGGGQEINTGEAGIAEWLYALREQYPDWEIHLSDRMTDSEYVGSSDIQRLLGDRAYRVVSSLHLGVSLRSFRSERLADFVKALLDEDAAAARELYAALYLNYPIVLTRDLARAKAWVRNKVRGTERPGMLASSKAKRLRSVGIWVNVQRDPVAWFLNDPANADASCFLEVPATEFEVQGLEIDYGLLAWDADLRYCDGGFDYFDCRGARWMHVNKEQGQRYLKNAYRVLLTRARQGLVIFVPEGDLDDETRRPEYYDGTYEYLKSLGLREI, encoded by the coding sequence ATGATGGGAAGAGCATATGATTCGGGTTCAATTTCTTCCTTTTTGATGGCAGAAGAAGATCATATCCTCGGGCGGTTGATGATCGAGGATTCGTTTCGGACCGAGGATATTCAAAAGAACGCATGGCGTGCGGAGATCCAGGTTTTAAAGGAGCAGCTTGCCTCCTTTCCGGACGGAGAGATCGCCTTTGAATTCATGATTCCGCGCATGGGACACCGTGTGGATGTCGTGCTCATCATCCAAGGAATTATTTTCCTATTAGAGTTCAAGGTCGGGGATGACACGTATGCAAAATCAACAAAAGATCAAGTGATGGATTATGCCCTTGACCTCAAGTATTTTCATGAGGCGAGTCGAGACCGCACAATCGTGCCGATCATTGTGCCGACGGAGGCGGTCGATCAGGCGAATACACTGGCTCTGATGGAAGATGGGATTGCACAGGTGCTCTGCTGCAATCGGCATAACATCGGGGACGTGCTTCGGCAGATTCTGTCGCAGATGCATGCCGCTCCTCTACCCATGGATGCGTGGCTGGATGCGCGCTATGCGCCGACACCGACCATCATCGAGGCGGCACAGGCACTCTACCGCGCGCATTCGGTTCGTGATATATCGCGCAACGATGCGGGGGCAGAAAATCTGACTGTGACGACGGCAGCGATCAACCAGATCATAGATGAATGCAAGGTACGCCACAAAAAGGCGATCTGTTTTATCACAGGTGTCCCTGGGGCGGGAAAGACTCTTGCGGGTCTGAATATTGCCAATGCGCGTCATCAATTCAATGAGGATGAACATGCCGTATTTCTCTCGGGGAATGGCCCTCTCGTTGCGGTTCTGCAGGAGGCATTGGCACGAGATAGAGTAGCAACGCACAATGTGACCAAAGAGCAGGCGCGACGAGAAACGAAGTCCTTTATCCAGGTGATTCATAAATTTCGCGATGAGGCGTTGTCCTCGTCACAGCCACCCGTCGAGAAAGTCGCTATTTTCGATGAAGCGCAGCGAGCATGGGATGCCGATGCACTGATGAAATTCATGAAGCGGAAAAAGGGCGTGGCGGATTTTCAACAATCGGAGCCGGAGTTTCTCATCAGCGTCATGGACCGGCATGCGGACTGGGCCGTGATCGTCTGTCTCATCGGCGGCGGGCAGGAGATCAATACGGGGGAGGCCGGCATAGCGGAATGGCTGTATGCGCTGCGTGAACAATATCCGGACTGGGAGATCCATCTATCGGATCGGATGACAGACAGTGAGTATGTGGGAAGCAGTGACATTCAGCGGCTGCTGGGGGATCGGGCGTATCGAGTTGTCTCGTCCCTGCATCTGGGCGTATCGCTGCGTTCCTTTCGGAGTGAGCGGCTTGCAGATTTCGTTAAGGCACTGCTCGATGAGGATGCAGCTGCAGCACGAGAGCTCTATGCTGCGCTTTATTTGAACTATCCCATCGTTTTGACGCGAGATCTTGCGCGTGCAAAGGCGTGGGTGCGCAACAAAGTGCGCGGGACGGAGCGGCCTGGGATGCTTGCGAGTTCAAAGGCGAAACGTTTGAGAAGTGTTGGCATTTGGGTGAATGTGCAGCGGGATCCTGTTGCATGGTTCTTGAATGATCCGGCGAATGCAGATGCTTCTTGTTTCCTTGAGGTTCCCGCTACGGAGTTTGAGGTACAGGGCCTCGAGATTGACTATGGGCTCCTTGCGTGGGACGCAGATCTCCGCTATTGTGATGGTGGATTCGATTATTTTGACTGCCGCGGAGCCCGCTGGATGCACGTCAATAAGGAACAAGGACAACGCTACCTGAAGAATGCCTATCGCGTTCTCCTCACCCGGGCCAGGCAAGGCCTCGTCATCTTCGTTCCTGAGGGGGACCTGGATGATGAAACGCGTAGGCCGGAATACTATGATGGTACGTATGAATACTTGAAGTCGCTGGGACTGCGAGAAATTTAA
- a CDS encoding 5'-nucleotidase, lipoprotein e(P4) family, translating into MNTWNIQWKNQWKKTIALGSAAFLLGGSAVYAASPAMQAGGSANVENVQDAPMPLPLTEEEISAQQLADAEYMALLWMRTSAEYRALCYQGYNAALMAIDRAQANPSARSGKPLAIVLDCDETVTDNTRAMAAAAAAGNGRYDALWWRATVHEGRSEAMPGAVEFLNEVARRGVAIFYVSNRWSEVNYEPTIENLKALGFPSVDAEHVLLMEDRKMSDKQPRFDRITEDYDVVVYMGDNAGDLPLGTKGMNRTARNAAIDAAQEEFGTQYIVFPNPAYGSWISALAKDYMTMSPEAREEFYAKTLTE; encoded by the coding sequence ATGAACACATGGAACATCCAGTGGAAGAATCAGTGGAAAAAGACGATTGCCCTCGGCAGTGCGGCGTTCCTGCTCGGCGGGAGCGCGGTGTATGCGGCTTCCCCTGCGATGCAGGCGGGCGGGAGTGCGAATGTGGAGAACGTGCAGGACGCGCCGATGCCCCTGCCGCTGACCGAGGAGGAGATCAGCGCACAGCAGCTCGCCGATGCTGAGTACATGGCACTCCTCTGGATGCGTACCTCGGCGGAGTACCGCGCGCTCTGCTATCAGGGCTACAATGCGGCACTCATGGCAATCGATCGTGCGCAGGCGAATCCCTCGGCCCGCAGCGGCAAGCCGCTCGCCATCGTCCTCGACTGCGATGAAACCGTCACGGACAACACGCGCGCCATGGCAGCGGCTGCCGCCGCGGGCAACGGCCGCTACGATGCCCTCTGGTGGCGCGCGACCGTGCACGAGGGTCGCTCCGAGGCCATGCCGGGCGCGGTGGAGTTCCTGAACGAAGTCGCACGGCGCGGTGTTGCCATCTTCTACGTCAGCAACCGCTGGAGCGAAGTCAACTACGAGCCGACCATCGAGAACCTCAAGGCACTTGGCTTCCCCTCCGTGGACGCGGAGCACGTCCTCCTCATGGAGGATCGGAAGATGAGCGACAAGCAGCCGCGCTTTGATCGGATCACAGAGGACTATGATGTCGTCGTCTATATGGGCGACAACGCGGGCGATCTCCCGCTCGGGACGAAGGGCATGAACCGCACTGCACGGAATGCCGCCATCGACGCTGCGCAGGAGGAGTTCGGCACCCAGTACATCGTCTTCCCGAACCCCGCCTACGGTTCTTGGATCAGCGCCCTCGCCAAGGACTACATGACCATGAGCCCCGAGGCGCGCGAGGAGTTCTATGCAAAGACACTGACGGAGTAA